Proteins from a single region of Punica granatum isolate Tunisia-2019 chromosome 8, ASM765513v2, whole genome shotgun sequence:
- the LOC116215966 gene encoding desiccation-related protein PCC13-62-like: MAMKPCLSTSLPFVLLLFSWAFGGAASNESQSDLPKCGQAIEASDADRVKFAMNLEFLEAEFFLYGALGRGLDSIVPYLAQGGPPPVGAQKANLDPLIQQIIEEFGYQEVGHLRAIYTKVGGIQRPLLNLSAQNFAQVMDEAVGRKLQPPFDPYANSINYLLASYLIPYVGLVGYVGTIPYLSDFNSKSLVASLLGVESGQDAVLRTLLYERANQVVAPYNMTVAEFTNKTSALRNKLAMCGIKDEGIIVPSSLGAENRTTSNILSADSYSVSYSRTPQEIARIVYGTGNEAKPGGFYPRGANGRIARSLRSA, encoded by the exons ATGGCAATGAAACCATGTCTCTCAACTTCTCTCCCTTTCGTTCTTCTGCTTTTTTCATGGGCGTTTGGTGGAGCCGCAAGCAATGAATCACAGTCTGATCTTCCAAAGTGCGGACAGGCCATCGAAGCTAGTGATGCGGATCGAGTTAAGTTTGCGATGAACCTTGAGTTCTTGGAGGCTGAGTTCTTCCTCTACGGGGCACTGGGAAGAGGGCTTGACTCTATCGTTCCTTACCTCGCCCAGGGTGGGCCGCCGCCTGTGGGGGCACAGAAGGCCAACCTTGACCCTCTCATTCAACAGATAATCGAGGAATTTGGGTACCAAGAAGTTGGTCACCTCAG GGCAATTTACACGAAGGTTGGTGGAATTCAACGCCCCCTGCTGAATCTCAGTGCCCAGAACTTCGCCCAGGTAATGGACGAAGCAGTCGGTCGAAAATTGCAGCCACCATTCGACCCTTACGCCAACTCAATCAACTATCTCTTGGCTTCGTACTTGATCCCTTACGTTGGATTAGTAGGCTATGTGGGCACAATTCCGTACCTGTCCGACTTCAATTCGAAAAGC TTAGTCGCGTCCCTCTTGGGTGTGGAGTCGGGTCAGGACGCGGTGCTGAGGACGTTGCTCTACGAGCGAGCAAACCAGGTGGTGGCTCCATACAACATGACAGTGGCGGAGTTCACCAATAAGACCTCCGCGCTCAGAAATAAGCTCGCAATGTGTGGCATCAAGGACGAAGGCATCATCGTTCCTTCCAGCCTCGGAGCCGAGAACCGAACCACTAGCAATATCCTATCCGCAGACTCGTACTCAGTATCGTATTCCCGAACGCCTCAGGAGATTGCGAGGATTGTGTATGGAACTGGGAACGAGGCGAAGCCTGGCGGGTTTTATCCCCGCGGTGCAAACGGCCGTATTGCTAGGAGCCTCCGCTCAGCCTGA